One Cellulomonas soli DNA window includes the following coding sequences:
- the glmU gene encoding bifunctional UDP-N-acetylglucosamine diphosphorylase/glucosamine-1-phosphate N-acetyltransferase GlmU — translation MTNPGTHRPAAVIVLAAGEGTRMRSSTPKVLHSLAGRSMLGHALATARALEPARVAVVVRHERERVAEHARTLDPQVLLVDQDDIPGTGRAVQVAMTALDAAAQAGAASAGEGPGVVGSAVGVGLDGAVVVIAGDVPLLDAGTLTELLEAHHADGNAVTVLTTDVQDPTGYGRILRESGSGDVLGIVEEKDADDAQRTITEINSSIYVFDAGVLRGALGRLDQDNAQGEVYLTDVLAIARGDGGHVRALRTDDPFAVEGVNDRVQLAVLRAELNRRILEDWMRAGVTVVDPATTWVDVDVELAPDVTILPGTQLHGATVVASGATIGPDTTLTDVEVGPGATVVRTHGSLAVIGADASVGPFAYLRPGTVLGEHGKIGTFVETKNATIGTGSKVPHLSYVGDATIGEHTNIGAASVTVNYDGVNKHRTTIGSYARTGADNMFVAPVTVGDGAYTGAGSVIRRDVPAGALAVSASPQRSIEGWVARARAGTPAAEAAARANASRDEQELSPQARAERERAATAASGIPVTPPPVLPDQPAHLPDPAPRSAGTDPKDLAR, via the coding sequence GTGACCAACCCTGGCACCCACCGTCCAGCCGCCGTCATCGTCCTCGCCGCAGGCGAAGGCACACGAATGCGCTCGTCCACCCCGAAGGTCCTGCACTCGCTCGCGGGGCGGTCCATGCTCGGGCACGCCCTGGCCACCGCGCGTGCGCTGGAGCCGGCGCGGGTCGCGGTCGTGGTCCGGCACGAGCGTGAGCGCGTCGCCGAGCACGCACGCACCCTCGACCCGCAGGTCCTGCTCGTCGACCAGGACGACATCCCCGGCACGGGCCGTGCCGTCCAGGTCGCGATGACCGCGCTGGACGCAGCCGCGCAGGCCGGTGCGGCGAGCGCGGGCGAGGGTCCCGGGGTCGTCGGCTCGGCCGTCGGCGTGGGGCTCGACGGCGCCGTCGTGGTCATCGCCGGTGACGTGCCCCTGCTCGACGCGGGCACGTTGACCGAGCTGCTGGAGGCCCACCACGCCGATGGCAACGCCGTCACGGTGCTGACCACCGACGTGCAGGACCCGACGGGCTACGGCCGCATCCTGCGCGAGTCGGGCTCGGGCGACGTGCTCGGCATCGTCGAGGAGAAGGACGCCGACGACGCCCAGCGCACGATCACCGAGATCAACTCCTCGATCTACGTCTTCGACGCCGGTGTCCTGCGCGGTGCGCTGGGCCGGCTCGACCAGGACAACGCGCAGGGCGAGGTGTACCTGACCGACGTGCTGGCGATCGCGCGCGGCGACGGCGGACACGTGCGGGCGCTGCGCACCGACGACCCGTTCGCGGTCGAGGGCGTCAACGACCGCGTGCAGCTCGCGGTGCTGCGCGCCGAGCTGAACCGGCGGATCCTCGAGGACTGGATGCGGGCGGGCGTCACGGTCGTGGACCCGGCGACCACCTGGGTCGACGTCGACGTCGAGCTCGCGCCCGACGTGACGATCCTCCCCGGGACGCAGCTGCACGGGGCGACGGTCGTCGCCTCGGGTGCCACGATCGGCCCGGACACGACCCTGACCGACGTCGAGGTCGGCCCGGGGGCCACGGTGGTCCGCACGCACGGCTCCCTCGCGGTGATCGGTGCGGACGCGAGCGTCGGCCCGTTCGCCTACCTGCGACCGGGCACGGTGCTCGGCGAGCACGGCAAGATCGGCACGTTCGTCGAGACGAAGAACGCGACGATCGGCACCGGCTCGAAGGTGCCGCACCTGTCCTACGTCGGTGACGCGACGATCGGCGAGCACACCAACATCGGTGCCGCGTCGGTGACCGTCAACTACGACGGGGTGAACAAGCACCGCACGACGATCGGCTCGTACGCCCGCACGGGTGCCGACAACATGTTCGTCGCCCCGGTCACGGTCGGCGACGGCGCGTACACCGGCGCCGGCTCCGTGATCCGTCGCGACGTCCCGGCCGGTGCGCTCGCCGTGAGCGCGAGCCCGCAGCGGTCGATCGAGGGCTGGGTCGCGCGTGCGCGGGCCGGCACCCCGGCGGCCGAGGCCGCAGCCCGGGCCAACGCCAGCCGCGACGAGCAGGAGCTGTCCCCGCAGGCGCGCGCCGAGCGCGAGCGTGCGGCCACCGCGGCCTCGGGGATCCCCGTGACACCGCCTCCCGTGCTGCCGGACCAGCCGGCCCACCTGCCCGACCCCGCCCCCCGGTCTGCCGGGACCGACCCGAAGGACCTCGCCCGATGA